From the Saccharobesus litoralis genome, one window contains:
- the mutT gene encoding 8-oxo-dGTP diphosphatase MutT, translating to MKIVNVAVGVVVNEQKQILLAKRAKEQHQGGLWEFPGGKVELGESTFKALVREFKEEVDLELEHGQPLILIEHDYGDKQVRLDTWLVEQFSGSARGVEGQEVRWVPVAELANYEFPAANQAILQAINQTLG from the coding sequence ATGAAAATTGTCAATGTTGCTGTTGGTGTAGTTGTTAATGAGCAGAAGCAGATTTTGCTGGCTAAGCGCGCTAAAGAGCAGCATCAAGGCGGATTGTGGGAATTCCCCGGTGGTAAAGTTGAGTTGGGTGAATCGACGTTTAAGGCTCTAGTGAGGGAGTTTAAAGAAGAAGTAGATTTAGAGCTTGAACACGGTCAGCCTTTAATCTTAATCGAGCATGATTATGGTGATAAGCAGGTTAGATTAGATACTTGGTTAGTTGAGCAATTTTCCGGATCAGCTCGTGGTGTTGAAGGACAAGAAGTGCGTTGGGTACCTGTAGCCGAATTAGCTAACTATGAATTTCCCGCAGCAAATCAAGCCATACTACAAGCTATTAACCAAACACTGGGTTAG